In Halobacteriovorax marinus SJ, the following proteins share a genomic window:
- a CDS encoding U32 family peptidase, whose product MRVCTYVDHIDEAILAKEVRVDEVILGNMLFSRFGKISPKRYYDFCVEVKKLGLRIVFDWDILMTETTFDKRVEELSHIEWDIIDAIRVQDPGALNWVKKNLPNKPIQLITETGNHNLIGLKKWRESAGEMLERMVLSIELPKDKLSSYIKELGVPVEILVAGRILLFYTPRNLISPYILDHDDDKTKATMESSYELEGSSEESPHKGFPLLENIHGTFMFNTKDQFLLDHCHELSEMNLSVARVDFRHIEDKSFLAKAVNAIRLPLANSNAPLKDIYPLPIIRGFFHVNKSDVLFKKLKNQRTLRNDENYLGDVLDVKKKKHLGIMIKSKNLTLNLGDELLLKTPDGKEKTLKVSDMRNSSGEDIDSVEINNIAFINHISGISVKTRVYRQK is encoded by the coding sequence ATGAGAGTTTGTACATATGTTGACCACATAGATGAAGCAATCCTTGCAAAAGAAGTTAGAGTAGATGAAGTTATCCTTGGAAATATGCTCTTTTCTCGCTTTGGTAAGATTTCTCCAAAGAGATATTATGACTTCTGTGTTGAAGTGAAGAAGCTTGGCCTTCGAATTGTTTTTGATTGGGATATTCTCATGACAGAGACAACTTTTGATAAGAGAGTGGAAGAGCTCTCTCATATTGAATGGGATATTATCGATGCTATTAGAGTTCAAGATCCTGGAGCGCTCAATTGGGTAAAAAAGAATCTTCCGAATAAACCAATTCAACTAATAACTGAGACTGGTAATCATAATTTAATTGGTCTTAAGAAGTGGAGAGAATCAGCAGGTGAGATGTTGGAGAGAATGGTTCTCTCAATTGAGCTACCTAAAGATAAGCTTTCTAGCTATATTAAAGAACTCGGTGTTCCTGTAGAGATCTTAGTGGCTGGAAGAATCCTTCTCTTTTATACTCCGAGAAATTTAATCTCTCCCTATATTCTAGATCACGATGACGATAAGACTAAGGCCACAATGGAGAGCTCTTACGAGTTAGAGGGCTCTAGTGAGGAGAGTCCACACAAAGGCTTTCCTCTCTTAGAGAATATACATGGAACATTTATGTTCAATACTAAGGATCAATTTCTCTTAGACCATTGCCACGAACTAAGTGAAATGAATCTTTCGGTTGCTCGTGTAGACTTTAGGCATATTGAAGATAAGAGCTTTTTAGCTAAGGCGGTTAATGCGATTAGATTGCCACTGGCCAATTCAAATGCACCTCTAAAAGATATCTATCCCCTTCCTATTATAAGAGGATTCTTTCACGTTAATAAATCAGACGTTCTCTTTAAGAAATTAAAGAATCAAAGAACACTTAGAAATGATGAGAATTACCTTGGTGATGTACTAGATGTAAAAAAGAAGAAGCACCTTGGGATTATGATTAAGTCTAAGAATCTCACTTTAAACTTAGGTGATGAGCTACTTCTTAAAACTCCAGATGGTAAGGAAAAGACGCTGAAAGTGAGTGATATGAGAAACTCTAGTGGTGAAGATATTGATTCTGTGGAAATAAATAATATTGCCTTTATAAATCATATTTCTGGAATTAGTGTAAAGACCCGCGTTTATCGCCAAAAATAA
- a CDS encoding peptidase U32 family protein, whose protein sequence is MHSVPELLSPAGSLEKLKVAILYGANAVYLGGQKFGLRTAADNFTSAELEEGVEFAHSRDAKVYVVLNSFLHDSDLNELPEFLTLLDTLKVDAVIVSDLGVIETIKKYSNIEIHLSTQASCLNTEAALLWKEMGVKRVVLGREISLQEAKKIKEISGLEIEMFIHGSMCMAYSGNCVISNYTQGRDSNRGGCAHSCRFEYSLDFKNIDKATDEQVKAYFMSSKDLEGIRALPEFIEAGIDSLKVEGRMKSHHYAGTISKVYSDALNHYRDNGDLVSKEVLHWESELRKITHRDYTLGSLREPAGADSIYTEREHESSDYVVAGIVLEVVKDKHLLVEVRSAFYPGDTLELVPFNGPCVEFKADMMVETDGEDCQKSRPGILLKIPYVKEAMQWNLIRAKVLQ, encoded by the coding sequence ATGCATAGCGTCCCAGAGCTGCTGTCGCCGGCAGGAAGTTTAGAAAAGTTAAAAGTGGCCATCCTCTATGGTGCCAACGCCGTTTATTTGGGCGGACAGAAGTTTGGACTAAGAACTGCGGCGGATAACTTCACTAGCGCAGAACTAGAAGAGGGTGTTGAGTTTGCACACTCAAGAGATGCTAAAGTCTATGTGGTTCTAAATAGTTTTCTTCACGATTCAGACTTAAATGAATTACCAGAGTTTCTAACTTTACTAGACACTCTTAAAGTTGATGCAGTTATAGTTTCTGATCTTGGTGTTATTGAAACAATTAAGAAGTACTCTAATATTGAAATTCACCTCTCGACGCAAGCGAGTTGTTTAAATACTGAAGCCGCACTTCTTTGGAAAGAGATGGGTGTGAAGAGAGTTGTTCTTGGAAGAGAGATCTCTTTACAAGAGGCAAAGAAAATCAAAGAAATCTCTGGGCTTGAAATTGAAATGTTTATTCATGGTTCAATGTGCATGGCCTACTCTGGAAATTGTGTTATTTCAAACTATACGCAGGGAAGAGATAGTAATCGAGGTGGTTGCGCTCATAGCTGTCGTTTTGAATATTCTCTTGATTTTAAAAATATAGATAAGGCAACAGATGAACAAGTTAAGGCCTACTTTATGTCTTCTAAAGACTTAGAGGGGATTAGGGCCCTTCCTGAGTTTATTGAAGCGGGTATTGATTCTCTAAAAGTTGAGGGACGAATGAAGAGTCATCACTACGCAGGGACAATAAGCAAAGTCTATTCCGATGCCCTTAACCATTATAGAGACAATGGTGACTTGGTCTCAAAGGAAGTTCTCCACTGGGAGAGTGAACTTAGAAAAATTACCCATAGAGATTATACTCTCGGATCTTTGAGAGAACCGGCCGGTGCAGACTCTATCTATACGGAAAGAGAGCACGAGTCTTCTGACTATGTTGTGGCAGGAATTGTTCTAGAGGTTGTTAAAGATAAGCACTTACTTGTTGAAGTGAGATCAGCATTCTACCCTGGAGATACATTAGAACTAGTGCCTTTTAATGGTCCATGCGTAGAGTTTAAGGCAGATATGATGGTTGAGACTGATGGTGAAGATTGTCAGAAAAGTAGACCAGGCATACTTCTAAAAATTCCTTATGTGAAAGAGGCCATGCAGTGGAATCTTATTAGAGCGAAGGTGCTACAATGA